From the genome of Amycolatopsis sp. NBC_01488, one region includes:
- a CDS encoding DUF1501 domain-containing protein, with protein MTIVQQVNRRRFLTATGVTAAAALAAGATQVDWGHLMTAAGENPLDPGAGVLVVVTLYGGNDGLNTVVPAGDPAYRNARSELAYQPEEVLDLGEGLGLNPGMKGFKSLWDGGQLAVLRGVGYPKPDHSHFRSMAIWQTASPETAVPTGWLGRWLDATGDDPLRAVSVDPVLPPMLAGERTAAASLPVGGLKLPDGALGKAFEGLGTAQAGEGFWQARAARSVNDLHRAVRTLGPSTTDKGKTQPRKGELAAQLDVVAGLVEAGVPSRVYSVSLGGFDTHADERGTQQRLLTELDGALTPFAQRLAKSDRGKQATVLVYSEFGRRVTANASQGTDHGTAGPVFVLGSKVKGGFHGAEPSLTDLDDGDLKLTTDFRDVYASLVEDVLGTDAGQILPGHSGRMDGLFA; from the coding sequence GTGACGATCGTGCAGCAGGTGAACCGACGCCGGTTCCTGACCGCGACCGGCGTGACGGCCGCGGCGGCGCTCGCCGCCGGCGCCACCCAGGTCGACTGGGGCCACCTCATGACGGCCGCCGGCGAGAACCCGCTCGACCCGGGCGCCGGCGTCCTCGTCGTCGTCACGCTCTACGGCGGCAACGACGGGCTCAACACGGTCGTCCCGGCGGGCGACCCGGCGTACCGGAACGCGCGCTCCGAACTCGCGTACCAGCCCGAAGAAGTGCTCGACCTCGGCGAAGGCCTCGGACTCAACCCGGGCATGAAGGGTTTCAAGAGCCTCTGGGACGGCGGGCAGCTCGCCGTGCTGCGCGGCGTGGGCTACCCGAAGCCCGACCACAGCCACTTCCGGTCGATGGCGATCTGGCAGACGGCGTCGCCGGAGACAGCGGTGCCGACCGGCTGGCTCGGCCGCTGGCTGGACGCCACGGGCGACGACCCGCTGCGCGCGGTGTCCGTCGACCCGGTGCTGCCGCCGATGCTGGCCGGCGAGCGGACGGCCGCCGCGTCCCTGCCGGTCGGCGGGCTGAAGCTGCCGGACGGCGCGCTGGGCAAGGCGTTCGAGGGCCTGGGCACCGCGCAGGCCGGCGAGGGGTTCTGGCAGGCACGGGCGGCACGTTCGGTGAACGACCTGCACCGGGCCGTCCGGACGCTCGGACCGTCCACAACGGACAAAGGGAAGACCCAGCCCCGCAAGGGAGAGCTGGCCGCGCAGCTGGACGTCGTGGCCGGGCTGGTCGAAGCGGGCGTGCCGTCGCGGGTGTATTCGGTGTCGCTGGGCGGATTCGACACGCACGCCGACGAACGCGGCACCCAGCAGCGCCTGCTGACCGAACTGGACGGCGCGTTGACGCCGTTCGCCCAGCGCCTGGCGAAGTCCGACCGCGGCAAGCAGGCGACGGTGCTGGTGTACTCGGAGTTCGGCAGGCGGGTGACGGCCAACGCGAGCCAGGGCACCGACCACGGCACGGCGGGCCCGGTGTTCGTCCTGGGCTCCAAGGTGAAGGGCGGCTTCCACGGCGCGGAGCCGAGCCTGACCGACCTGGACGACGGCGACCTCAAGCTGACCACGGACTTCCGCGACGTCTACGCGAGCCTGGTCGAGGACGTGCTGGGCACGGACGCGGGCCAGATCCTCCCCGGCCACAGTGGACGGATGGACGGCCTCTTCGCCTGA
- a CDS encoding DUF1800 domain-containing protein encodes MVVLSERAAVRRLHDRLGFGPRPGDLDRGFAETRDRLLGTGPDAGAAATPMPDLGPPPDKPGKNADQAAKQQANKQVQAQAAQAVGWWLDRMAAADVASVERLTWFWHGHFATSEQKVRSPRLMLAQNRTQRDHALGSFTDLAHAMVVDPAMLLWLDGTGNKAGKPNENLAREFMELFTLGVGHYTEDDVREAARALTGWSAKRDTDGAQMVPKRHDDGVKKILGASGDFDAQSFTDLVLGRPESAAFVAGRVWFRLVSATPPPADALARLVAAYGSRRDVRALLRAVTDEPAFRDSATSLVKQPVEWLAGLLRALGVRPAKLDDKTRAQLLAGLRGMGQVPFEPPSVGGWAAGGAWLTTSAGVARLHVAQLVATHADLGAVTKARDKVAAIGDLLGVDAWSDRTRAALAGVAGTVRQLSTVAACAPEYAVSG; translated from the coding sequence ATGGTGGTCCTCTCCGAACGCGCGGCCGTCCGGCGGCTGCACGACCGGCTCGGCTTCGGGCCCCGGCCCGGCGATCTCGACCGGGGCTTCGCCGAGACCCGCGACCGGCTGCTCGGCACCGGCCCGGACGCCGGGGCGGCCGCGACGCCGATGCCCGACCTCGGCCCGCCGCCGGACAAGCCCGGCAAGAACGCCGACCAGGCCGCGAAACAGCAGGCGAACAAGCAGGTACAGGCCCAGGCGGCCCAAGCCGTCGGCTGGTGGCTGGACCGGATGGCCGCCGCCGACGTCGCGTCGGTGGAGCGGCTCACCTGGTTCTGGCACGGGCACTTCGCGACCAGTGAGCAGAAGGTCCGCAGCCCGCGGTTGATGCTCGCGCAGAACCGGACCCAGCGCGACCACGCCCTCGGCAGCTTCACCGACCTGGCCCACGCGATGGTCGTCGACCCGGCGATGCTCCTGTGGCTCGACGGCACCGGCAACAAGGCGGGCAAGCCCAACGAGAACCTCGCCCGCGAGTTCATGGAGTTGTTCACCCTCGGCGTCGGGCACTACACCGAGGACGACGTCCGCGAAGCCGCGCGGGCGCTCACCGGCTGGTCCGCGAAGCGCGACACCGACGGCGCGCAGATGGTCCCCAAGCGGCACGACGACGGCGTCAAGAAGATCCTCGGCGCGAGCGGCGACTTCGACGCGCAGTCCTTCACCGATCTCGTCCTCGGCCGGCCCGAATCGGCGGCGTTCGTGGCCGGGCGCGTGTGGTTCCGGCTCGTCTCCGCGACCCCGCCGCCCGCCGACGCGCTCGCCCGGCTGGTCGCCGCCTACGGGAGCCGCCGCGATGTCCGGGCGCTGCTGCGCGCGGTCACCGACGAACCGGCGTTCCGCGACAGCGCGACGTCGCTGGTCAAGCAGCCGGTCGAATGGCTGGCCGGGCTGCTGCGCGCGCTCGGCGTCCGGCCGGCGAAGCTCGACGACAAGACCCGTGCGCAGCTGCTGGCCGGGCTGCGCGGGATGGGCCAGGTGCCGTTCGAACCACCCAGCGTCGGCGGCTGGGCGGCCGGCGGCGCCTGGCTGACGACATCCGCGGGCGTCGCGCGGCTGCACGTGGCGCAGCTCGTCGCCACGCACGCCGACCTCGGCGCGGTGACGAAGGCGCGGGACAAGGTCGCCGCGATCGGCGACCTCCTCGGCGTCGACGCCTGGTCCGACCGGACCCGCGCCGCGCTCGCCGGTGTCGCCGGCACCGTGCGTCAACTGTCCACAGTGGCCGCTTGTGCCCCCGAATACGCAGTGAGCGGGTGA
- a CDS encoding mycothiol transferase: MRISDEDYLWFTGRALDGMAAILAELGDDRANRRPPLPAANTPYAIVTHCLGVLEFWVGSLVAGRTVVRDRAAEFTASGPVGALVERVAAAKERLRADLAVADPAAPLRAPVPVKYADTPAGRSQGGALQHVYEELAQHHGQLELTRDLLR; encoded by the coding sequence GTGCGGATCAGTGACGAGGACTACCTGTGGTTCACCGGGCGCGCCCTCGACGGGATGGCCGCGATCCTCGCGGAGCTGGGCGACGACCGGGCCAACCGGCGGCCGCCGCTGCCCGCGGCGAACACGCCCTACGCGATCGTCACGCACTGCCTCGGCGTGCTCGAATTCTGGGTGGGCTCACTGGTCGCCGGCCGCACGGTGGTCCGCGACCGGGCCGCCGAGTTCACCGCGTCCGGCCCGGTGGGCGCGCTGGTCGAGCGGGTCGCCGCGGCCAAGGAGCGGCTGCGCGCGGACCTGGCGGTGGCCGATCCCGCCGCACCGCTGCGCGCCCCGGTGCCCGTCAAGTACGCGGACACGCCGGCCGGGCGGTCCCAGGGCGGCGCGCTGCAGCACGTGTACGAGGAGCTGGCGCAGCACCACGGCCAGCTCGAGCTGACCCGCGACCTCCTGCGTTAG
- a CDS encoding MDR family MFS transporter encodes MVVAPPLPGAAPPMSPARLRAAFAVLLLGMLLAMLDTTVVGTAMPTIVAQLGGLDQLSWVVTAYTLTTAASTPIWGKLGDLYGRKGVHLSAIALFTVASVACGFAQDMTQLIAFRAVQGLGGGGLAVGALSLIGVLVPPRERGRYQGLTASVMAAGQIGGPLFGGLVTSFLGWRWNFYLNLPLGLVVLAATAFVLVVPPAPRRRVHLDVAGALLLTTAVTGLLLLTTGTGPLVVLLPVTVVAFGAFVVVERRSSEPVLPLSLFAERNIRLTTAVIFVVGVVSFGTITFVPLFQQTVQGASASGSGTLLLPMTLAVVVASQVAGRVSSRTGRYRIFPIIGTLAMSAGCAVLATAHAGTPVWLTSGALVLVGAGLGLSTQLMTLIAQNTVPAAEIGVATANTTMFRTIGGAIGTSVFGALLATGPLVTGTSHIFTVAALAAGLAAVAAWRIREVPLRSGAQ; translated from the coding sequence ATGGTCGTCGCCCCACCGCTGCCCGGCGCCGCGCCGCCGATGAGCCCGGCGCGGCTGCGCGCGGCGTTCGCCGTCCTGCTGCTCGGCATGCTGCTCGCGATGCTCGACACCACCGTCGTCGGCACCGCGATGCCCACGATCGTCGCCCAGCTCGGCGGCCTCGACCAGCTGTCGTGGGTGGTCACCGCCTACACCCTGACGACGGCCGCCTCCACCCCGATCTGGGGCAAGCTCGGTGACCTCTACGGGCGCAAAGGCGTCCACCTGAGCGCGATCGCGCTGTTCACGGTCGCGTCGGTCGCGTGCGGGTTCGCCCAGGACATGACGCAGCTGATCGCGTTCCGCGCGGTGCAGGGCCTGGGCGGCGGCGGGCTGGCCGTCGGCGCGCTGTCCCTGATCGGCGTCCTGGTCCCGCCGCGCGAGCGCGGCCGCTACCAGGGCCTGACGGCGAGCGTGATGGCCGCGGGCCAGATCGGGGGCCCGCTCTTCGGCGGCCTGGTGACGAGCTTCCTGGGCTGGCGCTGGAACTTCTACCTCAACCTCCCGCTCGGCCTGGTGGTGCTCGCGGCCACGGCGTTCGTCCTCGTGGTGCCGCCGGCACCCCGGCGCCGGGTCCACCTGGACGTCGCGGGCGCGCTCCTGCTCACGACCGCCGTCACCGGCCTGCTCCTGCTGACCACCGGCACCGGACCGCTGGTGGTGCTGCTGCCCGTCACCGTCGTCGCCTTCGGCGCTTTCGTGGTGGTGGAACGGCGAAGCAGCGAACCGGTCCTGCCGCTGAGCTTGTTCGCCGAGCGCAACATCCGGCTGACGACCGCGGTCATCTTCGTCGTCGGCGTGGTCAGCTTCGGCACGATCACGTTCGTCCCGCTGTTCCAGCAGACCGTGCAGGGCGCGTCGGCGTCCGGCTCCGGAACGCTCCTGCTGCCGATGACCCTGGCCGTCGTCGTGGCGTCGCAGGTGGCCGGGCGGGTGAGCAGCCGGACCGGCCGGTACCGGATCTTCCCGATCATCGGCACGCTCGCGATGTCGGCGGGGTGCGCGGTGCTCGCCACCGCCCACGCCGGCACCCCGGTCTGGCTGACCAGCGGCGCGCTCGTGCTCGTCGGCGCCGGGCTCGGCCTGAGCACGCAGCTGATGACGCTGATCGCCCAGAACACGGTCCCGGCCGCGGAAATCGGCGTGGCGACGGCGAACACGACGATGTTCCGCACGATCGGCGGCGCGATCGGCACCTCGGTGTTCGGCGCGTTGCTGGCCACCGGCCCGCTGGTGACGGGGACGTCGCACATCTTCACCGTCGCGGCGCTCGCCGCCGGCCTGGCGGCCGTCGCGGCGTGGCGCATCCGGGAGGTCCCGCTGCGGTCCGGCGCTCAGTGA
- a CDS encoding IS110 family transposase codes for MKTRPVVWVGIDVGKATHHACAVDETGKTVFSQKLGNDQAAIEALIARAGQAGERVQWAVDLTSPLALLLITVLLAAEQAVTYVPGRVVNTMTHGFRGEAKTDAKDAKVIAETARMRRDLTQITMPDELVAGLTQLTRYRADLMSDRVAGINRLRDLLGSIFPVLEAAFDYSSRTPLILVAGMCTPGEIRKAGIDGVATHLTENGAWKPGIAKTAAAAIGAAERQSLALPGEADTAMLVKRIAAKLLDLDREIKDTDKLITSRFRQHPWAAIIESLPGMGPGLGAEFLVETGGDLSGFASSGRLASYAGLVPVPRDSGRVSGNLHRPRRYNRRLRRVFYMAALSSLSYSEGPSRRFYDRKRSERQVHAQALLALARRLVDVLWALLRDGRTFTPTPVPTAAAA; via the coding sequence GTGAAGACTCGCCCGGTGGTTTGGGTCGGGATCGACGTCGGCAAGGCCACGCATCACGCGTGCGCCGTCGACGAGACCGGCAAGACGGTGTTCAGCCAGAAACTCGGCAACGACCAGGCCGCGATCGAGGCGTTGATCGCTCGCGCCGGCCAAGCCGGCGAACGGGTGCAGTGGGCGGTCGATCTGACCAGTCCGCTGGCGTTGCTGCTGATCACCGTTCTGCTGGCCGCCGAACAGGCCGTGACCTATGTGCCGGGCCGGGTGGTCAACACGATGACTCATGGATTCCGGGGCGAAGCCAAGACCGACGCCAAGGATGCGAAGGTGATCGCCGAAACCGCCCGCATGCGCCGTGACCTGACCCAGATCACGATGCCAGACGAACTGGTGGCCGGCCTGACCCAGCTGACCCGCTACCGCGCCGACCTGATGTCGGACCGGGTGGCCGGGATCAATCGGTTGCGCGACCTGCTCGGATCGATCTTCCCCGTGTTGGAAGCCGCGTTCGACTACTCGAGCCGGACCCCGTTGATCCTGGTCGCCGGGATGTGCACTCCCGGCGAGATCCGCAAGGCCGGAATCGATGGTGTTGCAACGCATTTGACCGAGAACGGGGCGTGGAAGCCGGGCATTGCCAAGACCGCGGCCGCGGCGATCGGCGCCGCTGAACGTCAAAGCCTGGCTCTGCCCGGCGAAGCTGACACTGCGATGCTGGTCAAGCGCATCGCGGCCAAGCTGCTCGACCTCGATCGCGAGATCAAGGACACTGACAAACTCATCACCTCCCGATTCCGGCAACACCCGTGGGCGGCCATCATCGAGTCCCTGCCCGGCATGGGCCCCGGCCTGGGCGCGGAGTTCCTCGTCGAAACCGGCGGTGACCTGTCTGGTTTCGCCAGCTCGGGCCGGTTGGCGTCCTATGCCGGCTTGGTTCCCGTTCCGCGTGACTCCGGCCGGGTCTCGGGCAACCTGCATCGACCTCGGCGCTACAACCGGCGCCTGCGCAGGGTGTTCTACATGGCCGCACTCTCGAGCCTCAGCTATTCCGAGGGGCCTTCGCGACGCTTCTATGACCGAAAACGCAGCGAACGCCAAGTCCATGCCCAGGCCTTGTTGGCCCTGGCCAGGCGGCTGGTCGACGTGCTGTGGGCTCTGCTGCGAGACGGACGCACATTCACCCCCACGCCGGTGCCGACGGCCGCCGCGGCTTGA
- a CDS encoding alpha/beta fold hydrolase, producing MTRIAIVGPEAGETTLTGPIQLRILEDGSTTGHRLGLGEIVVAPHTDGPPQHRHAQHDEGFYVVRGTVRFTVGEETHDAPAGTLVMVPPGAPHTFANPGDEPAVILNTFTPDLYVQYFRDLRAFAAEAGRPAQGHEITEIMARYHTEPATTYASESPVTTDVRLDDDLVVRVEERGAGRPVLLLHGGAGPASVAGLAALLAARGARVLTPVIPGFDGTLAADAVDGVPALARVFRRLLGELGLSGVVVAGNSVGGWIAAQLGVDEQAARDAGDAPLVERLVLLDAVGITVEGHPITDLSTIPPDKLADFVFHTPDRFRLDPSLLPPERLAAMQGNAAALTRYAGDPYMHDPALRDRLESVRLPVRVVWGESDGIADLSYGRAYAAAFAGENDEGAEFTVVREAGHQPQLEQPDRVADLVLNA from the coding sequence ATGACGCGCATCGCGATCGTCGGGCCCGAAGCCGGCGAGACCACCCTGACCGGCCCGATCCAGTTGCGGATCCTGGAGGACGGCAGCACCACCGGCCACCGGCTGGGCCTGGGCGAGATCGTCGTCGCCCCGCACACCGACGGCCCGCCGCAGCACCGGCACGCCCAGCACGACGAAGGCTTCTACGTCGTCCGCGGCACAGTCCGCTTCACCGTGGGCGAAGAGACCCACGACGCCCCCGCCGGGACCCTCGTCATGGTGCCGCCGGGCGCGCCGCACACCTTCGCGAACCCGGGCGACGAGCCTGCCGTCATCCTCAACACGTTCACCCCGGACCTCTACGTCCAGTACTTCCGCGACCTGCGTGCGTTCGCCGCCGAGGCCGGCCGGCCCGCGCAGGGCCACGAGATCACCGAGATCATGGCGCGCTACCACACGGAACCGGCGACGACGTACGCGAGCGAGTCGCCGGTGACCACCGACGTCCGGCTCGACGACGACCTGGTCGTCCGGGTCGAGGAGCGCGGTGCCGGCCGCCCGGTCCTGCTGCTGCACGGCGGTGCCGGCCCGGCTTCGGTGGCCGGCCTGGCGGCCCTGCTCGCGGCGCGCGGCGCGCGGGTGCTGACGCCGGTCATCCCCGGCTTCGACGGCACCCTGGCCGCGGACGCGGTCGACGGCGTTCCCGCGCTCGCCCGGGTCTTCCGGCGGCTGCTGGGCGAACTCGGCCTGAGCGGCGTAGTCGTGGCGGGCAACTCGGTCGGCGGCTGGATCGCGGCGCAGCTGGGCGTCGACGAGCAGGCCGCCCGCGACGCCGGGGACGCGCCCCTCGTCGAGCGGCTGGTGTTGCTGGACGCCGTCGGGATCACCGTGGAAGGGCACCCGATCACCGACCTGTCGACGATCCCGCCGGACAAGCTCGCCGACTTCGTCTTCCACACCCCCGACCGCTTCCGGCTCGACCCGTCGCTGCTGCCGCCGGAGCGCCTCGCGGCGATGCAGGGCAACGCCGCCGCCTTGACCCGCTACGCCGGCGACCCGTACATGCACGACCCGGCGCTGCGGGACCGGCTCGAATCGGTGCGGCTGCCGGTGCGGGTCGTCTGGGGGGAAAGCGACGGCATCGCCGACCTGTCCTACGGACGCGCCTACGCGGCGGCTTTCGCCGGCGAGAACGACGAAGGCGCCGAGTTCACCGTCGTGCGCGAAGCGGGCCACCAGCCGCAGCTCGAGCAGCCGGACCGCGTCGCCGACCTCGTCCTGAACGCCTGA
- a CDS encoding TetR/AcrR family transcriptional regulator, protein MDGGRVNQKRRTRNAILAAATELVRGGRTVTMPEVAKAAEVSEATAYRYFPDLASLLREAVAGTLFDPAEALAPLAGCADPVARVAAATEHLLRHILTHESAVRAMIAATITRPADTAARPGLRFGLIDSALAPPADLGGLGAPALAQLKRDLAVVMSAEALFGLTDLHGLPAGEAVESIVHTASALTRFALEG, encoded by the coding sequence ATGGACGGCGGACGGGTCAACCAGAAGCGGCGGACGCGCAACGCGATCTTGGCGGCGGCGACCGAGCTCGTCCGGGGCGGCCGCACGGTGACGATGCCCGAGGTCGCCAAGGCGGCGGAGGTGTCCGAGGCGACGGCCTACCGTTACTTCCCGGATCTGGCGAGCCTCCTGCGGGAAGCCGTCGCGGGCACGCTGTTCGACCCGGCCGAGGCACTCGCGCCGCTGGCGGGCTGCGCGGACCCGGTCGCCCGCGTCGCCGCCGCGACCGAGCACCTGCTGCGGCACATCCTGACCCACGAGAGCGCGGTCCGCGCCATGATCGCGGCGACGATCACCCGCCCCGCGGACACCGCCGCCCGGCCCGGGCTGCGCTTCGGGCTCATCGACTCGGCGCTGGCGCCGCCGGCCGACCTGGGCGGGCTCGGCGCGCCGGCGCTGGCTCAGCTGAAGCGGGATCTCGCGGTCGTCATGAGTGCCGAGGCGCTCTTCGGGCTCACCGATCTGCACGGACTGCCCGCCGGAGAAGCCGTGGAGAGCATCGTCCACACCGCGAGCGCGCTGACGCGGTTCGCGCTCGAAGGGTGA
- a CDS encoding ATP-binding protein: MLPSAARRAVLDVAKTDLPAAEIDDLVLAVSELVDNALRHGRPPVGLKIWADVDHVVVTVHDTGDGPGDPFAGLLPADRHIGGRGLWIAHQICSQVTLHRDETGFTARLTAGNVPPGR, translated from the coding sequence GTGCTGCCGTCGGCGGCCCGGCGGGCGGTCCTGGACGTCGCCAAGACCGACCTGCCCGCCGCCGAGATCGACGACCTCGTGCTGGCGGTCAGCGAGCTCGTCGACAACGCGCTGCGCCACGGCCGCCCGCCGGTCGGCCTGAAGATCTGGGCGGACGTCGACCACGTGGTCGTGACGGTGCACGACACCGGCGACGGCCCCGGCGACCCGTTCGCCGGGCTGCTGCCCGCCGACCGCCACATCGGCGGCCGCGGGCTGTGGATCGCGCACCAGATCTGCAGCCAGGTGACGCTGCACCGCGACGAGACGGGTTTCACCGCCCGCCTCACCGCGGGGAACGTCCCGCCGGGCCGCTGA
- a CDS encoding GNAT family N-acetyltransferase, with translation MGTAELLTAEDVGLMQGLAQRITATRPDLVNSDASYGELAWNWGRGHAEDGATWPRRLWFSGGELVAWGWAQLPRRVRRTDGSVKDITSAYLAHQVHPEHAGLVDEVIAWFDAAAGDIERTVLPCAGDEFALKRWAAHGYQTDPAALGDQGSWTQLNERDLVDVEEPVLPKGFRFRTAAEAGPEAAVEAHVAAWAPTSYTASSYEGVRQTPAYRGDLHLLVEAPDGTMAASAILWLDEVNESVEFEPVGTHPGYRRLGLGHAMLLHGLHRARDAGARHATVACLGAPGHPHARGLYYGVGFRELSRDAPLLKTPDSAGGASRD, from the coding sequence ATGGGGACCGCCGAGTTGCTGACCGCCGAGGACGTCGGACTCATGCAGGGCCTGGCGCAGCGGATCACCGCCACCCGGCCCGACCTGGTGAACAGCGACGCGTCCTACGGCGAACTCGCCTGGAACTGGGGCCGCGGGCACGCCGAGGACGGCGCGACCTGGCCGCGTCGCCTGTGGTTCTCCGGCGGCGAACTCGTCGCGTGGGGCTGGGCGCAGCTCCCCCGCCGGGTGCGGCGCACCGACGGGTCGGTCAAGGACATCACCAGCGCGTACCTGGCTCACCAAGTCCACCCGGAGCACGCCGGCCTGGTCGACGAGGTGATCGCCTGGTTCGACGCGGCAGCGGGCGACATCGAGCGCACGGTCCTGCCGTGCGCGGGCGACGAGTTCGCGCTGAAGCGCTGGGCGGCCCACGGTTACCAGACCGACCCGGCCGCCCTCGGCGACCAGGGCTCCTGGACGCAGCTCAACGAACGCGACCTCGTCGACGTGGAAGAGCCGGTGCTGCCGAAGGGATTCCGGTTCCGGACCGCGGCCGAAGCCGGGCCGGAGGCCGCGGTCGAGGCCCACGTGGCCGCATGGGCTCCGACGTCGTACACGGCGTCGAGCTACGAGGGCGTCCGGCAGACCCCGGCGTATCGCGGCGACCTGCACCTGCTGGTCGAGGCGCCGGACGGCACGATGGCGGCCTCGGCGATCCTCTGGCTCGACGAGGTGAACGAGAGCGTCGAGTTCGAGCCGGTCGGCACGCACCCGGGCTACCGGCGCCTCGGCCTGGGCCACGCGATGCTGCTGCACGGACTGCACCGCGCCCGCGACGCGGGCGCGCGGCACGCGACCGTCGCCTGCCTGGGCGCGCCGGGGCACCCCCATGCGCGAGGGCTGTACTACGGCGTCGGCTTCCGGGAGCTGTCCCGGGACGCGCCGTTGCTCAAGACCCCGGACAGTGCCGGCGGCGCTTCACGGGACTAG
- a CDS encoding glycogen operon protein GlgX translates to MSLDQQVPTSNPAPRDPAGDRVDAFYGRLFGWPVKWRGAHPFLALENGICAVTLPKLSAGPVLTRLAARGCGGPALHLPTQHGPRVALLAETDGLIPPRSALPRTVEVLAWGTLLPLPVGTRRVDVATEWLSAPDPRERWLPSLTAVLAGIPERP, encoded by the coding sequence ATGTCGCTCGACCAGCAGGTGCCGACGAGCAACCCCGCGCCCCGCGACCCGGCGGGCGACCGGGTCGACGCCTTTTACGGCCGCCTGTTCGGCTGGCCGGTGAAATGGCGCGGCGCCCACCCCTTCCTGGCGCTGGAGAACGGGATCTGCGCGGTGACGCTGCCCAAGCTCAGCGCGGGCCCGGTCCTGACGCGCCTGGCGGCGAGGGGCTGCGGCGGCCCGGCCCTGCACCTGCCCACCCAGCACGGCCCGCGAGTGGCCCTCCTCGCGGAGACCGACGGCCTGATCCCGCCGCGCTCGGCGCTGCCCCGCACCGTCGAAGTGCTCGCGTGGGGCACGCTGCTCCCCCTCCCGGTCGGGACGCGCCGGGTGGACGTGGCGACGGAATGGCTCTCGGCGCCCGACCCGCGGGAGCGGTGGCTGCCGAGCCTGACCGCCGTCCTCGCGGGCATCCCCGAACGCCCTTGA
- a CDS encoding TetR family transcriptional regulator, translating into MTDSPRRAPATRAGATPAGRRQLRRALAAAAVDLFAANGYEATTVDDIAAAAGIGRRTFFRYFDAKDDVLFANHDEIVAEMEEAFAAADPGRDPVEVACGAVGLVLDSYAADLDVSLKRFALTRAVPSVRDKEVATVDRYQRVLARYLQGRYEAQGDETASLRAAVAAAAIAAANNHVLRRWLRTGGTGDIKASAAAAFALVVDAFRTPAGEQATVVAVLTTATPLHEVVARVGEVLRG; encoded by the coding sequence ATGACGGATTCGCCGCGCCGCGCGCCGGCCACCCGGGCCGGGGCGACCCCCGCCGGCCGGCGGCAGCTGCGCCGCGCGCTCGCCGCTGCGGCCGTGGACCTGTTCGCGGCCAACGGCTACGAGGCCACCACCGTGGACGACATCGCGGCCGCCGCCGGCATCGGGCGCCGCACGTTCTTCCGGTACTTCGACGCCAAGGACGACGTCCTCTTCGCCAACCACGACGAGATCGTGGCGGAGATGGAAGAAGCCTTCGCCGCCGCCGACCCGGGCCGCGACCCGGTCGAGGTGGCGTGCGGCGCGGTCGGCCTGGTGCTCGACTCCTACGCCGCCGACCTCGACGTCTCGCTCAAGCGGTTCGCACTGACCCGCGCGGTCCCGTCGGTGCGGGACAAGGAGGTCGCGACCGTCGACCGCTACCAGCGCGTGCTCGCCCGCTACCTGCAGGGGCGCTACGAAGCGCAGGGCGACGAGACGGCGAGCCTGCGCGCGGCCGTCGCCGCCGCGGCGATCGCGGCCGCCAACAACCACGTCCTGCGGCGCTGGCTGCGCACCGGCGGCACCGGGGACATCAAGGCCAGCGCGGCCGCGGCGTTCGCGCTGGTCGTCGACGCGTTCCGGACCCCGGCCGGCGAGCAGGCCACGGTGGTCGCGGTGCTGACCACGGCCACCCCGCTGCACGAGGTCGTCGCCCGCGTGGGCGAAGTGCTGCGCGGCTGA
- a CDS encoding TetR/AcrR family transcriptional regulator gives MPPRTRRRTEALSRERIIEAAIELLDTSGEAGLTFRTLTEHLATGAGAIYWHVANKGELLNAATDGVLAAALTVGSADSPRDEVRAVALGLFDAIDHHPWLATQLALQLSRGSVTPRIFEAVGRPVHALGVPEGHRFTTTSALVSYILGAAGQNAANARIAIPHANRTEFLDAVASAWEDLDPEEYPVTRSMAAELRGHDDREQFLAGVDLILAGITAAHRPGEPS, from the coding sequence ATGCCGCCCCGCACCCGCCGCCGCACCGAAGCCCTCAGCCGCGAACGCATCATCGAAGCGGCGATCGAGCTGCTCGACACGAGCGGCGAGGCCGGGCTGACGTTCCGGACGCTGACCGAGCACCTCGCCACCGGGGCGGGGGCGATCTACTGGCACGTGGCGAACAAGGGCGAGCTGCTCAACGCCGCCACCGACGGCGTACTGGCCGCCGCGCTGACGGTCGGCTCGGCCGATTCCCCGCGCGACGAAGTCCGCGCGGTCGCGCTCGGGCTGTTCGACGCGATCGACCACCACCCGTGGCTGGCCACGCAGCTGGCGCTGCAGCTCTCGCGCGGATCGGTGACCCCGCGGATCTTCGAAGCCGTCGGCCGTCCGGTCCACGCGCTGGGCGTGCCCGAAGGCCACCGCTTCACGACGACGTCGGCCCTCGTCAGCTACATCCTCGGGGCGGCCGGGCAAAACGCGGCGAACGCCCGGATCGCGATACCGCACGCGAACCGCACCGAGTTCCTCGACGCGGTGGCGAGCGCCTGGGAGGACCTCGACCCGGAGGAGTACCCGGTCACCCGGTCGATGGCGGCCGAGCTGCGCGGGCACGACGACCGCGAGCAGTTCCTCGCCGGGGTGGACCTCATCCTCGCCGGCATCACGGCCGCCCACCGGCCCGGCGAACCGAGCTGA